One genomic segment of Rhinopithecus roxellana isolate Shanxi Qingling chromosome 6, ASM756505v1, whole genome shotgun sequence includes these proteins:
- the IGFBP1 gene encoding insulin-like growth factor-binding protein 1, producing the protein MGHRPPPPAQRASAPVCCPRLEMSEVPVARVWLVLFLLTVQVGVTAGAPWQCAPCSPEKLALCPPVPASCSEVTRSAGCGCCPMCALPLGAACGVATARCARGLSCRALPGEQQPLHALTRGQGACVQESDASAPNTEAAEAGSPESPESTEITEEELLDNFHLMAPSEEDHSILWDAISTYDGSKALHVTNIKKWKEPCRIELYRVVESLSKAQETSGEEISKFYLPNCNKNGFYHSRQCETSLAGEERLCWCVYPWNGKRIPGSPEIRGDPNCQTYFNVQN; encoded by the exons ATGGGCCACCGCCCGCCGCCACCAGCCCAGAGAGCCTCGGCTCCTGTCTGCTGCCCGCGCTTGGAGATGTCAGAGGTCCCCGTTGCTCGCGTCTGGCTGGTACTGTTCCTGCTGACTGTCCAGGTCGGCGTGACAGCCGGCGCTCCGTGGCAGTGCGCGCCCTGCTCCCCCGAGAAGCTCGCTCTCTGCCCGCCGGTGCCCGCCTCGTGCTCGGAGGTCACCCGGTCCGCCGGCTGCGGTTGCTGCCCGATGTGCGCCCTGCCTCTGGGCGCCGCGTGCGGCGTGGCCACTGCACGCTGCGCCCGGGGACTCAGTTGCCGCGCTCTGCCGGGGGAGCAGCAACCCCTGCACGCCCTCACCCGCGGCCAAGGCGCCTGCGTGCAGGAGTCTGACGCCTCCGCTCCCAATACCGAGGCTGCAG AGGCAGGGAGCCCTGAAAGCCCAGAGAGCACAGAGATAACTGAGGAGGAGCTCCTGGATAACTTCCATCTGATGGCCCCTTCTGAAGAGGATCATTCCATTCTTTGGGATGCCATCAGTACCTATGATGGTTCAAAGGCTCTCCATGTCACCAACATCAAAAAATGGAAG GAGCCCTGCCGAATAGAACTCTACAGAGTTGTAGAGAGTTTATCCAAGGCACAGGAGACATCAGGAGAAGAAATTTCCAAATTTTACCTGCCAAACTGCAACAAGAATGGATTTTATCACAGCAGACAG TGTGAGACATCCCTGGCTGGAGAGGAGAGGCTCTGCTGGTGCGTCTACCCTTGGAATGGGAAGAGGATCCCAGGGTCTCCAGAGATCAGGGGAGACCCCAACTGCCAGACGTATTTTAATGTACAAAACTGA